The DNA sequence CCACATGAAGCAGGTCGCCAAGGCCGCCGCGGCCGAGGAAGAGGCCGCGGGCGAGACCAACTACTCGTCCGGTGGCGAGGCCCCGGCCGCCGCGTCGTCCAGCAGCACGGGCGCCCCGGCTCAGGCCGGTGGCACGCTGGCCAGCGACGAGCAGCTGGCCGCGCTGCGCGAGAAGCTGTCGGGCGGCGCCTGAGCAGCACCGGCCGGCGGATCCTCGCCGGCTGACTGAACGACCACGGTCGCCCCTCGCCCACCTCGGGCGGGGGGCGATCGTCGTTCACTCCTTCGGGGTGAGTTGGCGTCGTCGTGCGCTAAGTTGAGAATGCTATGGGCATGCGGACGGCGGTGGCGGCGATGGCGGTGCTCGTGTGCGCGGGCTGCGCCGCGGTGCAGCCGCAGCCGGTGGTGCAGCCGCAGATCCCGACGATCGTGCCGCCCACCACGATCAGCCGGATCCCGCAGATGGTGGACCGGCCGATCCCCGACGACTGCGAGCTGGTCGTCCCGGTCGAGCTGTTCCACCAGAAGCTCGGCCGCGAGCTGCCCGGCGAGCTGAAGACGATCATCGGCATCCCGGAGCCGTCGCTCGGCCGCACCGGCAAGATCGACTGCTACTACGGGGTCCCGGAGCGGCAGCCGATCGCCGCCGCGCCGGTCATCATCGGCCTGGCCACCTACAACGACGAGCCCACGGCCGGTGGTCGGGTCACCGAGAGCGTGGACGCCGAGCGCCAGGAGGGCGCGTCGGTCCGCGAGGTCGACGTGGGCAAGAAGAAGGGCCAGTTCGTCAGCACGAAGGACGAGCGGCTGGTCATGGGGTCGCTGGGCAAGACCACGTACGTGGCCCGGGCGAAGGCGGGCGTCCTGCCGGACGACGCGGTCGCGGGCGCGCTGGCGGCCCTGGCCCAGCAGGCGATGACGCCCGTCGAGGGCGCCTGAAGATCCCCCGCGTGGCAGGCTGGTCGCCATGTTGCGCGTGGGGCTCTCCGGGGGCATCGGGTCGGGCAAGTCGACGGTGGCGGGCAGGTTCGCCGAGCACGGCGCGGTGGTGATCGACGCCGACCGGCTGGCCCGGGAGGTGGTCGAACCCGGCACCGACGGCCTGCGCGAGGTCGTCGAGGCGTTCGGAGCGGACGTGCTGGGCCCGGACGGCGCGCTGGACCGGCCCGCGCTCGCGGCGAAGGTGTTCGGCGACGAGCGGGCCCTGGCCACCCTCAACGGCATCACGCACCCGAGGATCGCCGCGCGCACCGGCGAGCTGATCGCCGCCGCGCCCGAGGACGCGATCATCGTGCACGACGTCCCGTTGCTGGTGGAGAAGGACATGGCGCCGCTGTACCACCTGGTGGTGATCGTGCACGCGGACCTGGACCAGCGCCTCGCGCGGCTGCGCGACCGGGGTCTGCCCGAGGACGACGCGCGCCGCCGGATCGCCGCGCAGGCCGACGACGGGCGCCGCCGCGCCGTGGCGGACGTGTGGCTGGACAACTCCGGCACGCCCGACCTGGTGCTGGCGCAGGTCGACGCGCTGTGGGCGGACCGGCTGGTGCGGTACGAGTCGAACGTCCGGCTGCGCCGCTACGCCTCCGGCGCGCCGGTCGTGGTGCCCTACGACGCGACGTGGCCCGCCCAGGCCGCGCGGGTCGCCGCGCGCATCCGGCTCGCCGCGGGTGGCCGCGCGGTGGAGCACATCGGCTCGACGTCCGTGCCCGGCCTGGCCGCGAAGGACGTGCTGGACTTCCAGCTCGGCGTGCGGTCGCTGGACGAGGCCGCCGAGCTGGAGGAGGCGCTGGCGCAGGCCGGGTTCCCGCTGCTGGGTGTCGCCGAGGACACCGTGCGGCACGAGGGTGACGCCCCGGAGGACTGGCACAAGCGGCTGCACGCGGGCACGGACCCGGGGCGGCGGGTGAACCTGCACGTCCGGGTCGAGGGCGGACCGGCGTGGACCTGGGCGATCCGGTTCCGCGACTGGCTGCGGGCGGACGCGGCGGCGCGGGAGGAGTACGCGGCGCTCAAGTTGGAACTGGCGCGCGCGCACCGGGGTGACGCGGACGGGTTCGCCTACGGCGAGGCGAAGGAACCCTGGATGGCCGCCGCGACCGCGCGCGTGGACGCGTTCTACAGGGACGGCCAGACGTCGTAGATGCCGCGGTGGGTCAGCCACGAGCCGAGGTCGTGCCGGTGGAGGCTGACCTCCTCCAGGGTGCGGTGCACGGTGCGCAGCGCCTGGTCGGCGTCACCGGGTCCGAGGACGCGGCCCGCGACGGCGGCGGCGAACTCCTCGCAGCGCACGATCCGCGCGGTCGTGCCGCCGGGCACGGCCAGGCCGAGGAGCAGGTCGGTGGTGCGCCAGGCGCGCCCGTCGCGCTGCACGCGGACCGCGCTGAGCACGCTGGGGCCGCTGCGCGCGTGCCGGGACCGGGGCCGCTGGTGCGTCAACCGGAGACCCAGCGAAGGCATCAACCAGGTGACCTCCGAATCGGAGAACGGGTCCTCCGGCGTCGGGCACTCCAGCCGCAGTCCCCACGGCTCGACCCGACACGTGGACAGGTGCCGCGACATGCCGCTGGAGTAGCTGCGAACTGCGCTGACGGTGTCGACCACGTCGACGAGCTGAGGTGTGATGACCGCTCCCACCCGACCCAAGGTAGACGCAGATGTGTCCTTGGTAACTATCAGGTTTGATTCGTTATATCACGGTCTGTATGGGAAGCGGTCTCTATCAGGTGACGGACACGGATGGCGGTTGACCTGCGAGTGTGACCCTCTGTATTACCGCCGACGCCAGGTGGTGATCGTTCCGAGGGCCGCGAGCCACCGCACCGCGTCGTGCCCGTGCGCGGCGATGCCGGCGACCGCGCGGTAGGTCGTCTCCAGCGCCCACTGCGCGCGGTCGGCCCGGATGAGTCCGTGGTCGAGCGCGGTCAGCAGCTCGTCGGTGTCCAGCACGGTCACGCTGCGGCCGGTGCGCACCACCAGGTCCAGGTACAGGTCGACGGTCTTCCACACCGAGCCGCTGGAGCTGATCTCGACCACGTCCACGTACAGGTCGTAGTCGCGCTCGTGGCCCGGGTGCCACGACTGCCGGGTGACGCGCAGGCCGTGCGCGGGCAGCAGCCACGACTCGAAGTGCGACAGGTGCGGGTGGCCGGGCACCGGGCGGTACATGTAGAGGCCGGCCGCCGTCAGCCGGTACTCCTCGACCCCGCGCAGGTGGCCCTTGGGATCGGTGTTGCTCTTCGCGTCGAGGTCGAAGTACTCGATCTTCGGCGGGTGGATGTGCATGCGGGTCCCGGCGGTGCTCGACGTCACAGCGCCGACCTTAGGCACCGACATCGGCGAGATGCTCCTTTCTGTCACCCAAAAGTAGGATGATCGCTTACTCTTCCCGCCATGTTCGGCATCATCCGCCCCTGTCGCAACCGCCTGGGCCCCGAGCTGCGCGAGTCGTGGCTGGCGCACCTGTGCGGGCTGTGCCTGGCGTTGCGCGACGACCACGGCCACCTGGCCCGCGTGGTCACCAACTACGACGGCCTCGTCATCTCCGCGCTGGTCGAGGCGCAGGCGGGGCGGTCGCGGCGGTCCGCCGGGCCGTGCGCCCTGAGGGGCATGCAGTCGGCCGACGTCGCCGTGGGCGCGGGCGCGCGCCTGGCCGCGTCGGTGTCCCTGGTGCTGGCGTCGGCGAAGGTCGACGACCACGTGGTCGACGGTGACGGCGTGTTCGCGCGGGCCCCGATGCGCGGCGTGGGCAGGCAGGTGGCGCGGCGGTGGGCGGCGCAGGCGTCGGAGACGGGCGTCGACCTGGGGTTCGACACGGCGGTGCTGGTGGACGCCGTGCGGCGGCAGTCGGCGGTGGAGGCCTCCGCCGGGCTCGGCTCGTCCGTGCTGGCGGTGACCGAGCCGACCGAGACGGCGGCGGGCGAGGCCGTGGCGCAGACCGCGGTGCTGGCCGGCCGACCGGGCAACGCGGCCCCGTTGCGCGAGGTGGGACGGCTGTTCGGGCGGTTGGCGCACCTGGTGGACGCGGTGGGGGACCTGGCGGCCGACCGGGCGTCCGGGGCGTGGAACCCGCTGGTCGTCACCGGCACGACGCCGGCCGAGGCACGGCGGCTGTGCGAGGACGCCGCGCTGGGCATCGAGCTCGCGATGCGGGAGGTGGAGTTCGCCGACGACCGGCTCGTGCACGTCCTGCTGGTGCACGAGGTGCGGGAGTCGATCCGGCGGGCGTTCGGCGACCCCCACCCGCACGCTCACACACCTCAGCCACCACCCGGGTGGCAACCCGCGCCGGGCACGTACCCGCCCCCGGCCCAGCCCGGCCCGTACGGCCACCAGGGTCCGGCCTCCGGTGCCGTGCCCCCTCCCGGTCCCGTGCCGCCACCGTCGGCACCCGGTCACGGCGGTCCGCCCGGTCCGCCGACCGGCGGCGAGAAGGGCAAGCGGGGCGGCGAGCCGCTCCGCCCCGGCAGCGGCCTGTGGTGCTGGCCCAAGCTGAAGCAGCCGCCGGTGACCCGAGGCGCGTTCCTCGGCTGCCTGGCCGTGCTGTACCAGTGCGGCACCTGCCAGTACTGCTGCCGCGACCCGTACCCCGGCCCGTTCAGCGGCAAGCCGCGCGAGGCGTGGTGCAACTGCGACTGCGGTCCGGGCTGCGACTGCTGCGGGTGCGACTGCAACTGCTGACAAGGCCCTGACCTGGGCCGGGTCGGAAATTGTCGTACCACCGGCGTACCGTCGTACCCGTGGCATTCCCAACCGAGATCCCGGTCAAGGCGCACTCGTCGCATCGTCCCGTCGGTGACATCCCCCGCACCGACGGGAAGTTCCGCGTGGTCAGCGACTACCAGCCGGCGGGCGACCAGCCCGCGGCGATCGCGGAGCTCGAACGGCGCGTCCGCGCCGGGGAGAAGGACGTCGTGCTGCTCGGCGCGACCGGCACGGGCAAGTCGGCCACCACGGCGTGGCTGGTGGAGAAGGTGCAGCGGCCCACGCTGGTGATGGCGCCGAACAAGACGCTGGCCGCGCAGCTCGCGAACGAGCTGAAGGGGTTCTTCCCGGACAACGCGGTGGAGTACTTCGTCAGCTACTACGACTACTACCAGCCCGAGGCGTACATCCCGCAGACCGACACCTACATCGAGAAGGACTCCTCGATCAACGAGGACGTCGAGCGGCTGCGCCACTCCGCCACGATGAGCCTGCTCACCCGGCGCGACGTGATCGTGGTCGCGTCCGTGTCCTGCATCTACGGCCTCGGCACGCCGCAGTCGTACCTGGACCGGTCGATCAAGCTGGAGGTGGGTGTCGAGGTCGAGCGCGACCTGCTGCTGCGCGCGTTGGTCGACATCCAGTACACGCGCAACGACATCGCGTTCAACCGCGGCACGTTCCGCGTGCGCGGCGACACGGTGGAGATCATCCCGGCGTACGAGGAGCTGGCGCTGCGGGTCGAGTTCTTCGGCGACGAGATCGACAAGCTCTACTACCTGCACCCCCTGACCGGTGACGTGGTCAAGGAGGTGGACGAGCTGCGCATCTTCCCGGCCACCCACTACGTGGCGGGTCCGGAGCGCATGGAGAAGGCGATCCGCAACATCGAGCTTGAGCTGGCCGAGCGGTTGGCCACGCTCGAGCGGCAGGGCAAGCTCCTGGAGGCGCAGCGGCTGCGCATGCGCACGTCGTACGACATCGAGATGATGCGCCAGGTCGGCTTCTGCAACGGCATCGAGAACTACTCGCGCCACATCGACGACCGCGGCCCCGGCACCGCGCCCGCGACCCTGATCGACTACTTCCCGGACGACTTCCTGCTCGTGGTCGACGAGTCGCACGTGACCGTGCCGCAGATCGGCGGCATGTACGAGGGCGACGCGTCGCGCAAGCGCAACCTGGTCGACCACGGCTTCCGCCTGCCCAGCGCCCTGGACAACCGGCCGCTGACGTGGGAGGAGTTCGCCGACCGGATCGGGCAGACGGTCTACCTGTCGGCCACGCCCGGCCCGTACGAGATGGGCCAGACCGGCGGCGAGTTCGTCGAGCAGGTCATCCGCCCGACCGGCCTGGTCGACCCGGAGGTCGTGGTCAAGCCCACCGAGGGCCAGATCGACGACCTGGTGCACGAGATCCGGGCGCGGGCCGAGCGCGACGAGCGGGTCCTGGTCACCACGCTGACCAAGAAGATGGCCGAGGACCTCACGGACTACCTGCTGGAGCTGGGCATCCGGGTGCGCTACCTGCACTCGGAGGTCGACACCCTGCGCCGCGTCGAACTCCTGCGCCAGCTGCGCCTCGGCGAGTACGACGTCCTGATCGGCATCAACCTGCTCCGCGAGGGCCTGGACCTCCCGGAGGTCTCGCTGGTCGCGATCCTGGACGCGGACAAGGAGGGCTTCCTCCGCTCGGGCACCAGCCTGATCCAGACGATCGGCCGCGCGGCCCGCAACGTGTCCGGCGAGGTCCACATGTACGCGGACCGGATCACCGACTCGATGCGGCACGCGATCGACGAGACCAACCGCCGCCGCGCCAAGCAGATCGCCTACAACGAGGAACGCGGCCTGGACCCCCAGCCGCTGCGCAAGAAGATCACCGACATCCTCGAGCAGGTCTACGCCGAGGCGGAGGACGCCATCGCCCCCGGCGGCTCGGGCCGCAACACGTCCCGGGGCAAGAAGCCGACCGGCGACCCGGGCGCCTCGGGCCGCGCCAGCTCGGGCGTCCTGGCCGACCGCGACACCACCACGATGGCCCGCTCGGAACTGGCCGACCTGGTCCAGCAACTGACCGACCAGATGATGAACGCCGCCCGGGAGTTGCAGTTCGAACTGGCCGCCCGCCTGCGCGACGAGATCCAGGACCTGAAGAAGGAGCTGCGCGGCATGGACGCCGCCGGCGTCAAGTGACCGGCCGCGGCGGTCCCGACCTCGTCGTCGACGAACCCCGGGACCGCCGCCGCACGCCCGGTGAGCCGGGTGCTCGTCAACGCCGTCGGCCCGTGCCGGGTACTTGCATCGGTCGGTGTCAGCGTCGGTCGGTGTCAGCGTCGGGTGGCGTCAGCCGTCGGTGGTGAGGGCCGCTCGCACCTTGCCCACGACGGCACCTTCCGCCGTGCCCACGTTCCCGTCCGCCGCCGCGACCTCCTCGCACACCGCCAGCACCGCCGATGGGAACGCCTCGGCCTCCGCCGGGGCCTTCGCGGCCAGGATCCGCACCGATCGCCGCAGTGCGTCGAGCACCCCGGCCTCCACGTCGGCGGTGGAACCGGCGGGCAGTTCGGGCCGGGCCGCGCCCAACACCTGCCGCAACCCGGGCGAGAACGTCGCCATGGCGCGGATGCCCGCGTGGCTCTCCTCGTCCAACGAACCGGGCTCCGCGGTGGACACCAGCACCATCGCGCCGAAGACGGCCGTGCGCAGCGTCCGACCTTCGTCCTCCGTGTACACACTCACCTGATCACCTTAGAGGCCGGCCGGTTAGCGTGAGGGCATGACGGCGAACGCCATGACGGTGGACGACGTGATCGCCCACTGCCTCGCCAAGCCCGGCGCCGAGGAGACCTACCCGTTCGGCGACGCCGAGTTGTGCTGCAAGGTCGGCGGCAGGATCTTCGCGTTCATCGGCCTGGACGGCGGCACGGTCGGCGTCAAGTCCGGCGCCACCGCCGAAGAGGCGGGCCAGTGGCGGGAGCGGTACCCCGACGACATCGCCGTCAGCGCCTACATCGGCCGCTACGGGTGGAACCGGGTCCGGCTCGACGGCGCGGTCCCGGCCGACGAGGTGCGCGAGCTGCTCGACCTGTCCTACGACCTGATCGCAGCCAAGCTGCCGAAGTCGAAGCGACCCACGCCGTCCTAGCGGGACGACCGCCGGGCGGAACGGGAACGGCGCACCCGGAGCGTCCCGGGTGCGCCGTTCGGCAGGGCACGACGTCAGCTGGTGATGTCCTTGCGCGCGAACTTCCGCGCCGCCAGCAGCGTGAAGAACGCCCCGTACGCCAGCGCCGAGAACGTCCCCTTCGCCATCTGCGACCAGTCGACGTCGGACGACAGCAGGTCGGCCCACGCCAGCGCGTAGTGCGACGGCAGGTAGTCCCGCAACCCTTCCAGCGCGGTGATCTGGTCGAGGATCTGCGACACGATCGACGCCAGCACCGCGCCGCCCACCGCGCCCAGCGGCGCGTCCGTGGACACCGACAGGTACAGCGCCAGCCCGGCCACCCAGAACAGGTGGATGGAGATGTAGACGACGGCCAGCGCCACGCCGTACACCCCGGCGCCGAACGAGGCCGCCTCACCGGTCGGCGACACCGCCTCCCCGGCCCCGTACCAGACCACGCCGACGACCAGCGCCACCGCCGGCAGCAGCGCCAGGGCGAACACCGACATCAGCCCGGACGCCACGGCCTTGCGCCGCAGCAGCCGGTGCCGGGGGATCGGCGCGGCCAGCAGGTACTTCAACGACGACCACGACGCCTCGCTCGCGATCGTGTCGCCGAAGAACAGCGCCACGATCATGGGCAGCAGGAAGCTGCCGCTGACGAACAGCGTCAGGATCACGAAGTTCACGCCGCTGGCCGTGGCCAGGTCGACGAACCCGCCGGCCCGCCGGTTCGGCGACGCCTGCCCCAGCTCGAACGCCACCACCAGGATGAACGGCAGCAGCACCAGGAAACCCAGCACCAACTGCGTCCGCCTGCGGCGCAACTGCCGCACCAGCTCCACCCGCACCGGCAGCGTCCGCGACGCCCGGTACCCGACCTTGGACCCGTCGGGCGCGACCGACGAGTGCTCGGCCCGCGCCGCGTCCGTCAGGTCCGAGATCGCCGCCGGGTCGGTGTGCACACCGTTCTCGCTCATTCGCCCACCAACTCCAGGAACGCGTCTTCCAACCGGCGGCGCGGACCGGCCTGGTCCACCGCCACGCCCGCGGCCACGAGTGCTTGCAGCGCCGACGCGCGCGGTGTGCCGTTGAGGCTCGCGTGGACCTGTTCGCCGTCCACGTGCACGTCGTGCACGCCCGCCAGGCTCCGCAGCACGGCGGCCGCCTCGTCCGGCCGGTCGACCCGGAAGCTCGCCTCGCCGCCACCGGTCGCGATCTCGTCGACCGGACCGGCCGCGACCAGCGACCCCTTGTGCATCACGACCACGTGGGTGCACGTCTGCTCGACCTCGGCGAGCAGGTGGGACGACACCAGCACGGTGCGCCCGGCGGCCGCGTAGCGGCGCAGCACCTCGCGCATCTGGTGGATCTGCGGCGGGTCGAGCCCGTTGGTCGGCTCGTCGAGCACCAGCAGGTCCGGCAGGCCGAGCATGGCCTGCGCGATGGCCAGCCGCTGCCGCATGCCCTGGCTGTAGGTCCGCACGCGCCGGTTCACCGCGTTGCCCAGGCCCGCGATCTCCAAGGCCTCCTCGACGTGCGCCTGCTCCAGGGGGCGGCCGGTGGCCGCCCAGTACAGCCGCAGGTTCTCCGCGCCGGACAGGTGCGGCAGGAACCCGGAGCCCTCCACGAACGACCCGATCCGCGACAGCACCGGCGCGCCGGGCGTCACCCGGTGGCCGAACACCCTGATGCCGCCCTCGGTGGGCCGGATCAGGCCCATCAGCATCCGCAGCGTCGTGGTCTTGCCCGCGCCGTTCGGCCCGAGCAGGCCCAGCACCTGGCCGTGCTCCACCCGGAACGACAGGTCCTTCACCGCGACGAACCCGCCGGGGTAGGACTTGCTCAGGTTCTCGATCACCAGCGGCACCGATTCGAGCGACGGCTCGACGTCGGCGGTCAGCCGGCGGCGGAACCAGGCGACCACGCCCGCGATGACGCACGCGATCAGCACGACCGCGATGCCCCACAGCGCGCCGACCGGCACCTCGCTGGTCGCGTTCACGCCCGGCACCACCGGCACCGACAGCGCGGGCGACGCCAGCGAGATCCGGTACGCGGCGGGCTCCGGGGCGTTGGCGTAGGCCATGTCGGTGGTCGACACGACCAGTTGCAGCCGGTGGTCGGTCTCCACCGGGCGCACCGCGCCGGGCAGCGTGACGGTCACCTCGACCGGCGTGCCGTCGGCGGGCAGGTCGGTCACCCGCACCGGCGCGACCGCCGAGCCGGGCAGCGTCCGCACGCCGCTCGCGTCCGCGTCGTACAGCTTGACGAACAGCACCGCGCCGTCGGCGGGCACCGGCTGGCCGGGCACCGCGGCCACCCGCAGCCGCACCGTGGACGCGCCGGCCAGCAGCGTCTGCGCGGTCTGCGGCTCGCTCTGGAACACCGCGGCCTGGCCGGGCAGGTCGATCGACAGCCGCGACGACAGCGAGCTGGACCGCGACACCACCGACCCGAGGCCGGGCAGGCTGGACACCGCCGCCGGGTTGCCGCCCGCCGGGTTCACCACCACCTGCTCGCGGCCGGTCAGCGGCACGTCGCGGCGCTGCGTCGCGGCCGAGTCGCCCAGGCCCGGGTAGCCCGGCGCGACGACGTTGCGCAGCGAGGGCGCGCCGCTGCTGCGGAACGCGCCGACCACGGTGTACTCGAAACCGGTGCCGGGGTCGGTGCCCTCGCCGTCGAGGTGGAACGCCATCCAGTCGGCGATCTGACCGCGCAGCTCGGGGCCGGGCGAGCCGCCGTCGTGGCCGCCCGCGTACCAGACGACCTTGACCTTCGCGCCGTTGGCGGCGATCTGGCGGGCGTTGGCGTCGGCCTGGTCGAGGCCGAACAGGGTGTCCTGCTCGCCCTGGACCAGCAGCGTCGGCTGGGTGATCTTGTTCGTGACCGAGGACGGCGACGCGCGGCGCAGCACCTCCAGGGTCTGCGGCCCGGCCTTGCCGGTGGTCGCGACCTCGGTGTACGCGGCGCACACGTCGGCCTGGAAGCGGCCGCACGCGCCGTTCAGCGGTCCGGCGGGGCGGTCGTCGCCTGCCTGCTGCGGCGGCGCGGCGACCGCGGCCGCCGCGTTGTCCAGGCCCTGGCTGTCGTCGTCCTGGCCGGGCTCGCTCGCCTCCTGACCGGGGTTGGTCGCGTCCGCGCCGGACAGGCCGGCGGAGAAGAAGATGCCCGCCCACGACCGCTTGAACACGCCGTCGTCGGCGAACGCGCCCGCCGCCGGGGTGCCGTCCGCCACGTCCTCGGCTCGCGCCGAGTTCGGCAGCAGCGCCTGGGCCAGGTCGTTGTAGGTGATGACGGGGGCGATGGTGTCGACGCGGGGGTCGACGCCGGCCAGCGACAGCGCCAGCGCGCCGCCGTAGGAGCCGCCGGTCACGCCCACCTTCGGGTCGCCGCCACCGTCGGTGACCACCTCTTCCCGGGTGGCCAGCCAGTCGAGCAGCTTCTGGGCGTCGCGGACCTCGTGGTCCAGGGAGTTCAGCGCGATCTGGCCGGTGCTGCGGCCGAAGCCGCGCGCCGAGTAGGCCAGCACGACGAACCCCCGCTGGGCCAGTTCGGTGGCCTGGGAGGCGACGCTCGCCTTGCTGCCGCCGAAGCCGTGCGGGAGCAGGATGGCGGGTGCGGGTGTGCGTTCGGGCAGGTACAGGGTGGTGTCGATCTGCACGGTGCGGTCGCTGTCCGGGCTTTCCGGCACGTCGATCACCGCGTCGCGGGTGCTCACCGGGACGGGGTCGTCCCCCTGGCGCGTGAAGACCACGATGGCGCCCACCAGGGCGACCAGCACGACGAGCGCGGGGAGCGACCACCTGCCGCGGAGGCGGTTGAGGGAGGCCACGGAGTTGACCATAGGCGGGATTAGCTGAGAACGGGCTGTCGGCCGTGCGTCACGCTCTCAGCGGAACCCGCTGGTTCCGGCGGCCCGGTCGGGTGCCCCTGATCACCTCCGCTGGCGCGGGACCGCGTTCATGCGTGAGACTGTGTAGGCGTGGAGGGGAGTACTCCCTAGCGGCGGTGTCGTCAGCACGGAACCTGGCGTGAGGTTCCCGGTGCCGCCGGTCGGTCGTTCAGGACCGGCGGAGGAGACCTCCGGTCATTGGCGTGCGCGCGCGATGCACCGGAGGTTCGTTCAATGTCTGTCCCCGTGTGGCTGTGGTTCGCCACGATTGCCGGCCTGGTGGTCTTGTTGGCCATCGACCTCTTCATCGTCGACCGCAAACCGCACGAGGTC is a window from the Saccharothrix saharensis genome containing:
- the coaE gene encoding dephospho-CoA kinase; this encodes MLRVGLSGGIGSGKSTVAGRFAEHGAVVIDADRLAREVVEPGTDGLREVVEAFGADVLGPDGALDRPALAAKVFGDERALATLNGITHPRIAARTGELIAAAPEDAIIVHDVPLLVEKDMAPLYHLVVIVHADLDQRLARLRDRGLPEDDARRRIAAQADDGRRRAVADVWLDNSGTPDLVLAQVDALWADRLVRYESNVRLRRYASGAPVVVPYDATWPAQAARVAARIRLAAGGRAVEHIGSTSVPGLAAKDVLDFQLGVRSLDEAAELEEALAQAGFPLLGVAEDTVRHEGDAPEDWHKRLHAGTDPGRRVNLHVRVEGGPAWTWAIRFRDWLRADAAAREEYAALKLELARAHRGDADGFAYGEAKEPWMAAATARVDAFYRDGQTS
- a CDS encoding DUF402 domain-containing protein, translating into MGAVITPQLVDVVDTVSAVRSYSSGMSRHLSTCRVEPWGLRLECPTPEDPFSDSEVTWLMPSLGLRLTHQRPRSRHARSGPSVLSAVRVQRDGRAWRTTDLLLGLAVPGGTTARIVRCEEFAAAVAGRVLGPGDADQALRTVHRTLEEVSLHRHDLGSWLTHRGIYDVWPSL
- a CDS encoding DUF402 domain-containing protein, translating into MTSSTAGTRMHIHPPKIEYFDLDAKSNTDPKGHLRGVEEYRLTAAGLYMYRPVPGHPHLSHFESWLLPAHGLRVTRQSWHPGHERDYDLYVDVVEISSSGSVWKTVDLYLDLVVRTGRSVTVLDTDELLTALDHGLIRADRAQWALETTYRAVAGIAAHGHDAVRWLAALGTITTWRRR
- a CDS encoding DUF5685 family protein — translated: MFGIIRPCRNRLGPELRESWLAHLCGLCLALRDDHGHLARVVTNYDGLVISALVEAQAGRSRRSAGPCALRGMQSADVAVGAGARLAASVSLVLASAKVDDHVVDGDGVFARAPMRGVGRQVARRWAAQASETGVDLGFDTAVLVDAVRRQSAVEASAGLGSSVLAVTEPTETAAGEAVAQTAVLAGRPGNAAPLREVGRLFGRLAHLVDAVGDLAADRASGAWNPLVVTGTTPAEARRLCEDAALGIELAMREVEFADDRLVHVLLVHEVRESIRRAFGDPHPHAHTPQPPPGWQPAPGTYPPPAQPGPYGHQGPASGAVPPPGPVPPPSAPGHGGPPGPPTGGEKGKRGGEPLRPGSGLWCWPKLKQPPVTRGAFLGCLAVLYQCGTCQYCCRDPYPGPFSGKPREAWCNCDCGPGCDCCGCDCNC
- the uvrB gene encoding excinuclease ABC subunit UvrB: MAFPTEIPVKAHSSHRPVGDIPRTDGKFRVVSDYQPAGDQPAAIAELERRVRAGEKDVVLLGATGTGKSATTAWLVEKVQRPTLVMAPNKTLAAQLANELKGFFPDNAVEYFVSYYDYYQPEAYIPQTDTYIEKDSSINEDVERLRHSATMSLLTRRDVIVVASVSCIYGLGTPQSYLDRSIKLEVGVEVERDLLLRALVDIQYTRNDIAFNRGTFRVRGDTVEIIPAYEELALRVEFFGDEIDKLYYLHPLTGDVVKEVDELRIFPATHYVAGPERMEKAIRNIELELAERLATLERQGKLLEAQRLRMRTSYDIEMMRQVGFCNGIENYSRHIDDRGPGTAPATLIDYFPDDFLLVVDESHVTVPQIGGMYEGDASRKRNLVDHGFRLPSALDNRPLTWEEFADRIGQTVYLSATPGPYEMGQTGGEFVEQVIRPTGLVDPEVVVKPTEGQIDDLVHEIRARAERDERVLVTTLTKKMAEDLTDYLLELGIRVRYLHSEVDTLRRVELLRQLRLGEYDVLIGINLLREGLDLPEVSLVAILDADKEGFLRSGTSLIQTIGRAARNVSGEVHMYADRITDSMRHAIDETNRRRAKQIAYNEERGLDPQPLRKKITDILEQVYAEAEDAIAPGGSGRNTSRGKKPTGDPGASGRASSGVLADRDTTTMARSELADLVQQLTDQMMNAARELQFELAARLRDEIQDLKKELRGMDAAGVK
- a CDS encoding MmcQ/YjbR family DNA-binding protein; amino-acid sequence: MTANAMTVDDVIAHCLAKPGAEETYPFGDAELCCKVGGRIFAFIGLDGGTVGVKSGATAEEAGQWRERYPDDIAVSAYIGRYGWNRVRLDGAVPADEVRELLDLSYDLIAAKLPKSKRPTPS
- a CDS encoding ABC transporter permease, which translates into the protein MSENGVHTDPAAISDLTDAARAEHSSVAPDGSKVGYRASRTLPVRVELVRQLRRRRTQLVLGFLVLLPFILVVAFELGQASPNRRAGGFVDLATASGVNFVILTLFVSGSFLLPMIVALFFGDTIASEASWSSLKYLLAAPIPRHRLLRRKAVASGLMSVFALALLPAVALVVGVVWYGAGEAVSPTGEAASFGAGVYGVALAVVYISIHLFWVAGLALYLSVSTDAPLGAVGGAVLASIVSQILDQITALEGLRDYLPSHYALAWADLLSSDVDWSQMAKGTFSALAYGAFFTLLAARKFARKDITS
- a CDS encoding alpha/beta fold hydrolase, coding for MASLNRLRGRWSLPALVVLVALVGAIVVFTRQGDDPVPVSTRDAVIDVPESPDSDRTVQIDTTLYLPERTPAPAILLPHGFGGSKASVASQATELAQRGFVVLAYSARGFGRSTGQIALNSLDHEVRDAQKLLDWLATREEVVTDGGGDPKVGVTGGSYGGALALSLAGVDPRVDTIAPVITYNDLAQALLPNSARAEDVADGTPAAGAFADDGVFKRSWAGIFFSAGLSGADATNPGQEASEPGQDDDSQGLDNAAAAVAAPPQQAGDDRPAGPLNGACGRFQADVCAAYTEVATTGKAGPQTLEVLRRASPSSVTNKITQPTLLVQGEQDTLFGLDQADANARQIAANGAKVKVVWYAGGHDGGSPGPELRGQIADWMAFHLDGEGTDPGTGFEYTVVGAFRSSGAPSLRNVVAPGYPGLGDSAATQRRDVPLTGREQVVVNPAGGNPAAVSSLPGLGSVVSRSSSLSSRLSIDLPGQAAVFQSEPQTAQTLLAGASTVRLRVAAVPGQPVPADGAVLFVKLYDADASGVRTLPGSAVAPVRVTDLPADGTPVEVTVTLPGAVRPVETDHRLQLVVSTTDMAYANAPEPAAYRISLASPALSVPVVPGVNATSEVPVGALWGIAVVLIACVIAGVVAWFRRRLTADVEPSLESVPLVIENLSKSYPGGFVAVKDLSFRVEHGQVLGLLGPNGAGKTTTLRMLMGLIRPTEGGIRVFGHRVTPGAPVLSRIGSFVEGSGFLPHLSGAENLRLYWAATGRPLEQAHVEEALEIAGLGNAVNRRVRTYSQGMRQRLAIAQAMLGLPDLLVLDEPTNGLDPPQIHQMREVLRRYAAAGRTVLVSSHLLAEVEQTCTHVVVMHKGSLVAAGPVDEIATGGGEASFRVDRPDEAAAVLRSLAGVHDVHVDGEQVHASLNGTPRASALQALVAAGVAVDQAGPRRRLEDAFLELVGE